The Borreliella mayonii genome has a segment encoding these proteins:
- a CDS encoding 1-acyl-sn-glycerol-3-phosphate acyltransferase yields the protein MLVQNESFDKYFKDMESDFISQFKSVENVNYLDKSYRNADSNSRRLADRMIERLLESGSTIVGMQNIIELYKKTKSGKSSIILMEHYSNFDFPCFQFLLYKMGYHDIADHIIPIAGVKLFRDNLFVKTLSLGYNAILVYPPHAFVGVGLEHARQRRVFNANSMKYIYEKKNSGYIILIFPTATRYRKGRPETKKIILEIGNYFKIFDYYLMIGVNGNVLEVSEDGDMSHDVFKRDSLIYNADKVISIVEYRDKILNTLKDSQTEITKEVLGLKIAEDLENRFSVLHTEGFEVYKKSFL from the coding sequence ATGCTTGTACAAAATGAAAGTTTTGATAAATATTTTAAAGACATGGAAAGCGACTTTATAAGTCAATTTAAGTCTGTTGAAAATGTTAATTATTTGGATAAATCTTATCGCAATGCGGATTCTAATAGTAGAAGATTGGCAGATAGAATGATAGAGAGACTTCTTGAGAGTGGATCTACCATTGTTGGCATGCAAAATATTATAGAACTTTATAAAAAGACTAAATCGGGCAAGTCTTCAATTATATTAATGGAGCATTATAGTAATTTTGATTTTCCTTGTTTTCAGTTTTTACTTTACAAAATGGGTTATCATGATATTGCAGATCATATTATTCCAATAGCTGGAGTTAAGCTTTTCAGAGATAATTTATTTGTTAAAACTCTTTCTTTAGGATACAATGCAATATTAGTTTATCCACCACACGCATTTGTTGGGGTTGGTTTAGAGCATGCTAGGCAAAGGCGTGTTTTTAATGCTAATTCTATGAAGTATATTTATGAAAAGAAAAATAGTGGGTACATTATACTTATTTTTCCTACTGCTACTAGGTATAGAAAAGGAAGGCCTGAAACAAAAAAAATAATTTTAGAAATTGGCAATTATTTTAAAATTTTTGATTATTATTTGATGATTGGAGTCAATGGAAATGTTTTAGAAGTTTCTGAAGATGGAGATATGTCTCACGATGTTTTTAAAAGAGATTCTCTTATATATAATGCTGACAAGGTTATAAGTATTGTTGAGTATAGGGATAAAATTTTAAATACTTTGAAAGATTCCCAGACAGAGATTACAAAGGAAGTTTTGGGTTTAAAAATTGCTGAAGATTTAGAAAATCGTTTTAGTGTTCTTCATACAGAAGGTTTTGAAGTGTATAAAAAGAGCTTTTTATGA
- a CDS encoding peptide ABC transporter substrate-binding protein, with translation MKYTKIALMLIAFSLIACINNAKKEKIVFRVSNLSEPSSLDPQLSTDLYSSNIIKNLFLGLAVKDSQTGKYKPGLAKSWNISEDGTIYTFNLREDIVWSDGVAITAENIKKSYLRILNKKTAALYANLIKSTIKNAQEYFDETVSESELGIKAINSKTLEITLTSPKPYFPDMLTNTAYIPVPMHIVEKYGENWTNPENIVVNGAYKLKERSINDKIVIEKNDKYYNVKNVEIDEVIFYPIEGSVAYNMYINGEIDFLQGAEKNNLEEIKIRDDYYSGLKNGMAYIAFNTTIKPLDNLKVRQALSLAIDRETLTKIVLKGSSDPTRNLTPKFDNYSYGKNLILFDPENAKKLLAEAGYPDGKGFPTLKYKISGGRPITAEFLQEQFKKILNINLEIENEEWTTFLGSRRTGNYQMSSVGWIGDYFDPLTFLDSLFTTENHFFGAYKYSNKEYDALIKKSNLEFDPIKRQDILRQAEEIIVEKDFPMAPLYIPKSHYLFRNDKWTGWAPNIAESYLYEDIKTKK, from the coding sequence ATGAAATACACAAAAATAGCCTTGATGCTAATCGCTTTCTCTTTAATAGCCTGCATTAATAATGCTAAAAAAGAAAAAATAGTTTTCAGAGTATCAAATTTAAGCGAGCCATCATCACTTGATCCTCAGCTCTCAACAGACCTTTACAGTAGCAATATTATTAAAAACCTATTCTTAGGCCTAGCAGTAAAAGATTCTCAAACTGGAAAATATAAGCCAGGACTTGCAAAAAGCTGGAATATTTCTGAAGATGGAACTATTTACACATTTAACCTAAGAGAAGATATAGTTTGGAGCGATGGAGTTGCCATTACTGCTGAGAATATAAAAAAATCATATCTGAGAATTTTAAATAAAAAAACAGCTGCATTGTATGCTAATTTAATAAAATCTACAATAAAAAACGCACAGGAATATTTTGATGAGACAGTATCTGAATCTGAGCTTGGCATAAAAGCTATTAACAGTAAAACCTTAGAAATAACACTAACATCTCCAAAGCCTTATTTTCCTGATATGCTAACAAACACAGCATACATACCAGTTCCAATGCATATTGTTGAAAAATATGGAGAAAATTGGACAAATCCTGAAAATATAGTTGTTAATGGTGCATACAAACTTAAAGAAAGATCAATTAACGATAAAATTGTAATAGAAAAAAATGACAAATATTATAATGTAAAAAATGTAGAAATTGACGAGGTAATATTTTACCCAATAGAAGGTAGCGTGGCTTATAATATGTACATAAACGGTGAAATCGATTTTCTACAGGGAGCAGAAAAAAATAATTTAGAAGAAATTAAAATAAGAGATGATTATTACTCTGGATTAAAAAATGGAATGGCATACATAGCGTTCAATACGACCATAAAGCCACTAGACAATTTAAAGGTTCGACAAGCCCTCTCACTTGCTATTGACAGAGAAACTTTAACCAAAATAGTTTTAAAAGGAAGTTCAGATCCAACAAGAAACCTAACTCCAAAATTTGATAATTATTCTTATGGAAAAAATTTAATACTATTTGATCCTGAGAATGCAAAAAAACTTTTAGCTGAAGCTGGATATCCGGATGGGAAAGGATTCCCCACATTAAAATATAAAATATCAGGAGGAAGGCCAATAACAGCAGAATTCTTACAAGAACAATTCAAAAAAATACTAAACATTAACTTAGAAATCGAGAATGAAGAATGGACAACATTTTTAGGAAGCAGAAGAACTGGAAATTACCAAATGTCAAGTGTGGGATGGATAGGAGACTATTTTGATCCTTTAACATTCTTAGACAGCCTATTTACAACAGAAAATCATTTTTTCGGAGCATACAAATATTCAAACAAAGAGTATGATGCTTTAATAAAAAAATCTAATTTAGAGTTTGATCCAATAAAAAGACAAGACATTTTAAGGCAAGCTGAAGAGATAATAGTAGAAAAAGATTTTCCTATGGCACCTTTATATATACCCAAATCCCATTACCTTTTCAGAAATGACAAATGGACAGGTTGGGCACCAAATATTGCAGAAAGCTATTTATATGAAGATATTAAAACTAAAAAATAA